The Aedes albopictus strain Foshan chromosome 1, AalbF5, whole genome shotgun sequence genomic interval atgggtccagagccgtatttgcgaagacaaaactgtttaagcttcagctttaactttttagacacatattgtgttttagaaagtttattttcaattgttgaccctattccctattattgttatgttaaggtggttcgtctggttaaactgattcaaaaatctgctttctaataattttatttgcgatgccatgatggatggtgatggatcgtttaattagaaattccaccaataaacggcaaattttatatttcatatatctcagggactctcaccacttagatagttggactctcaccacttagatagttggtgtcttcgacaacgttgttaagtgaatcaagggcttacagttaatggtccactaggcgacgctagttacacatttgcaaaatcattcaaatgattgatattttttcgtgaagtaatcaacaagctgtaagtttgttttctttgaacgtgtctaagtcaagtcaaaggtttttcaaagagctatgtattagtcataattgtgcaatatcgcatttcattcggttcacttgatccagagatatagcaattaaacgaagaacactcaaatatgaactactttattagagttgctccaattttatgtaaagttatccaatcgagcccaagttTGTACCGTTtttagcttactagttgtgcaactggcaggaaaaatttgagaatatttgatgcattattgaaaaagttacagcttgctgaatatatttgaaataataaataaaagttgcatgcttcaattaattcgtaactagcgccgcctactgacagaaccttgaaccaatcagctaatcaactgagcggccgtaaccaacctaacaacatagccgaagacatcaactttctaagtgatctgagtcctgagatatatggaatataatatttgtttgctcactagcgctgccttgtggttgaattttgaatcaaacggctcatcatttgttagttattgaccagccaaataatattgccgaagacaccaactctctaagtaatcaggatgatgagatatttggtataaacatttcatcagtgttacgtctgtttgtctttggtatgacagatatcacagacagcaagacgtagctcTGGCGAAACTTCCATACcttacatcttagcaccatgattacttaaatattcggtatacttggcaacgttgttaggccagccaaggttttactggtgatgggccgtttgattcaaaattccaccactaggtagcgctgacgataaattaattattatattccatatatctcagaactctgattacttagaaagttggtttcttcggcaatgttgtttggtttattaaggcgtttcagttgattagctgattggttcaggattctgccagtagacggcgctagttgcaaattagtagaagcatgtatcttttacttattatctcgaatatattcagcaacctgtaactttctataatgtgtagggaatattctcaaattgtatctgctagttgcacaactaattagctataaatggaacaaatttgagctcgattgaatagttttacatgaagttggagcgactctagtaaaatgtgtcatatttgagtgtttttcgttaaactgctaatctctggattaagtgaaccgaatgaaatgaaattttgcacatttatgactaatatatggctctttgaaaaacctttgacttgacttaaatatgttcaaagaaaactaaattgcagctttttgattgctttaagaaaaaaaaaacatttatttccataattttgcaaatgtgtaacttgcgcttccttgtggcaaaatttcgaaacaagtggaccattaagtgtaagcccttgacctaccaaacaacattgtcaaagataccaactttgtaaaatttgcttgacctctagcaccgcctagtggtatatacaaaagcatgctaagttttaaaaattgcctaaaacatttttagcaagttgtatccttttataaagtccaccaaaactattcaaattttgattacttgttcctcaacgagttttatttaattggtgcaaatttgggcttgattgattattcaactttacacgaaattagagcccttctatctatatctagtttttgacttccgtttatcaaattactgtaccttaggactaagcgaaccgaattaaattaaattttgaaagtttgtgactaatgtattggtcttcatgtatcgttggactcggctaaaatatgaccaaaggcaaaaaagttgcaatttattgaaaacttttcgaaaagttctaatgattcgaatgttttatccaagggctgaaagtctctttaataaagacaaatcaatcaaatcaatcgaatgttttatttttgtaaatttgctataactttgtaaaacattctggtATTGTATAGAGAGcaaataatcagcagatttttggataagccacacttgattgaccgtaatcatttcacaataatgaaaaaaaaaaaaaaagaaatgacagaacttggcagaaacatttttgtcttcgtaaatacgactctagacccattgtgcactgaaaagcccgcatccagcaggttgctgtttgcaagtggaaaattccatgtagacaataggacgcgaagctcagcagcgaagcgaaagttatttttagacgcaacccggttcaacttctcgggtttgaatggaggtgtttgtgtgtagtggtatggaagctatgaaaccgtgtagcgcatcttaatacaacaaatggattatgatttatcacattttctgtacgtttttaatacataaattggtagaaaaggcatatctcaatttttggtagcttttcttgttttgcgtgcacCCATTCCTTATGATttatatagctaatttcatgCCAAAcccaatatatgtggggaatcagggtaaaataagcattaaTACATTAGCGTGGTCACTGCAATCGCTTCTAATCAATTCCTTGAAGCATAATTCACTAAAGAAACCCTCCAtagcataccacccttaagtttctTATGAGTTACAGAGCTAATTtaatgcaaaactcaatatatgtgggaaaTTAGGGTCAAATGAACATAATTACATTCACGTGGTCACTGCAATCTTTTTTCATCGCTCCCGTGTTTCATGTATCCACAAAACTTTCCTTGCATACCAGTCATattttccttgcgagttatggagatAATTTGATGctaaactcaatatatgtggggaattagggtaaaataagcataattacATTTGCGCGGTcgctgcaatcacttctcatcgattccttgtatcatcaccCACTAAAAAAACCcttgcttagcataccactcataattttcttgcgagtaaggagctagtttcatacaaaactcaatatatgtggggtaTTAGGGTAAAATGATCATAATcccattcacgcggtcactgcaatcacttcttatcaattccttgtatcataattcatTAAAAAAGCCTTCTtggcataccactcataatttccttgcgagttatggagctaatttcctACAAAACTCAatgtatgtggggaattagggtaaaataagcattaatacattcatgcggtcactgcaatcactttaaattgattctctacatcttaatcCTTCAGAAAAGTCCTTCAAGGCACACCGCGTTCATGTTTCATAAGTGTTTTAGAGATAGTTTCATATAAATGTCAATAATaattggggaattagggcaaaagGAGCAGGATAATGATCCGTGTGGTCTGTTTAaacacttccattcgattctccagacaattttacgctTGAAACCGTTTTGTTCGAtcgatcgatcaacgatcaattctgactatacatgtcaatggttgctcctccgtgattgatctgaactggtaccaattgcactgagatccaactgaataagaggctgggacattccacttattctcaaagtgcaattttagcagctcatgcatatttgatcaataacggcgccggccaagtccttatagtcagctgggaagggaaaggaatgttagagtgtactggttgttgctactagagaccgagagcactctgcgtccccacaacccgcacgaactggggtatttttagacggaaaggatggaagatctgggagtcaccgttgggtcggtgatgcgatccatggataggggatatttatagtgttcgtgatagattgtgtggtgaataaggtgaataaggtcaagcgacacagcacgctttggttgcataacttataggcgttatatatacactgtgctgtgagtagaagttggaagggagggaaacgactttttttcaattcgtttctggttctagcgatggctatgaacatatgaatatacatgagttgtatatgtatagaagagagagcgagagaaagtggatagaaagatacaaagtaggatgaaaaggacaggccagggattgaacccatgaccttctgcatacgaatcagaagcgttagccactagaccaccaagcccgtctttttaCGCTtgaaaccgttttgttcattagaaaaactggatgcgttcgtgagatacctacagaatttagtgtaggtttgcactgtttttttttcactgtGAACGGAATGCAGCCCATCGCAGCCATCGCAGCAAGCTGCGATTCAAATTCAAATCCGTGAAAATTTTCCACCTGTGGGCACGCGTGCAATAGAACTTTTAGACTGAAAAATTGAATATTAGAGGTAAAAGTAATTGTTGAAATCAAGAGCTAAATAAGTGAATAAATCATAAAATTGACTTTGAAGCGGTAACCGGGAGAAAAGCAGTAAATTTGGAAGGCAAGCTTTTAGGTTAGTGATCACCGTCCTGATGTTGCGCTACTAGAGGTCGCACAAACAAGATATGAAGGCAAACACGGACAATTGTTGGGACTGTTCGTGGCACGAACGTTCCATTCCATCGTGTTCGATAAGGGAATGCCCGCACAATAGAGTCCGTTTTCTCATTGCTCTGGATCGAGCAATGTGAAAGGACCTGAACTATGGTGAGACTATCTTCCATTTCATGATTTTTCCGTATTGAAGTCTCGATTGATAAGGTATATTACTCTGTTTTGTATtcttatttattcaaaaatatgtaAGTGAACTTAATACGTAGAGagcataaaaattgaaattgttcgAGCGCTACTGCGTCTATGCACTAGATACCAATAACTCACTTACAGATGCGTTGCCAGGAGCTTTGATTTTGTTTTAATTAGATTGACGTGGGGTATTAGGAATGCATCTTCTTTAAACAAGTAGGTATAATGGATTCCACAGTTCATTCTACCTGGTTCTGTGTCGTCAACCCGTTCATGTGCTGATGTTGCATCGCATGATCGCccttttccttgactttcttcttCTCTTCGCTTATGATGAACTGGTTGATCGCATACTGCTCCCGCTTGATTTGCTCCCGCAGATGCGTCGGAGTGTCCGGAATAACCCAGCTGACCAGTCCCTGCACGATGCTGACCACGTTCTGGTAGATCACTATGAAGGCAAACCGGAAGGCGAAAATGTGCCAGTAGATGAGCGGGCGCTTGTAGGGCCGATCGGCACCCGGAGGATTCCGGTATTCCTGGTAGCGGCACTCGGTGAGGTCCGAAAACTTGGTGACCAAGGGTGCGACACCTTGTTGGAAGTCTTTCACAGCGAAGCGCGCCAAGCTGTGGTTCAGGAAACCTTCGTCCGAGTGGTTCTTGCCGACGACGCTCATGTACACCATCCGCGGGATGAAGTGGGACGAGAAAGCGATGATGAAGGCCTGGAATCCAAAGTGACCAGTACAGTGAGTAAATGCTTTGTTTAATGCTGAAAATATCCGGTCTGAATGGATCTTGCCCATACTTACACTGGACACTACGGCGATTCTGGCGATCACATCCATGATATCGTACCACATGCCGATGTCTCGAACCCGTTTCGGAATCGACCGTTTGTAGAACTGCAGATACTTCTTCGCATCCAAGCGGGTCTCGAAAACATTATTCACCAGAGCGAAAACCGGAGCCAACGGGAACGCCACAACAAAAATGGTTATGAACCCATACTGAATGACTGTAACCATAGAACACAACTTGTATTGGAAACCTTATGTACGAGATTTTCAATGCACTTACCCATTTTGACGTAATCGTCAAAAACACATCGATCTGTCCACTTGTTAAGAGAATAGTTGGTCCATAGGTTGCGGCAGGTTTCTTTCTCGTTTGAGCTACTGGTCTTCGTCGTCTGCTCTCGATACTTGCTCAGAAGATACGGGATCGTAAATTCCCGAATCAGCGAAATGGTCTGTTTACCGATCATTATGGTGGCCAGCTGGATACACAGCTCCATCAGGCAACCTCCGGGGTCGCATTCCTCCTGCCGGAAGCCCAAAATCCGGTTATACTTGGCCGGGTATCCCGGGAACTTCCCCTTCAGGAAGGCGATGTAGAAGATCGAACTGTAGTAATTGACGAACTGGAACAGGTAGATCTTCAGGTTAAGGCTTTCGTTGTACTCGTTCTCCGTCCGGTGGTACTCGATGTTGGTCATCCGGACGGCCACCGCATTGTACGCGTAGTCCAGCGCAATCGAGAGTGCCAAGTCAATGACGGCGGCCAGCAAGGAGAACAGGAGCCGTCTGTTGGACGCCACTTGAGGATCTCCGTAAATGTGGCGCGCCGTCAACATGGACATTCGGTAGATTACGAAGCCGAAAACGGCGGCCACGGCCAGTCCGATCTACGAGACAGAAGAATACTTGTTGAGGATTCAACCTAAAATAGTCTATGGGCTATGGGAACCTACGAAAAGCAAAATCACGGAGTAGCTATACACTAGACTGGGCAGCTTGTGCGTCCAAAAGCGCGGGGCAGGTTCCTCCTTTCCAGTCAACGTGTTCAGGACGATCTTTTTATTGTCTTGCTGTGTCGCGGTGGCGGCGGCGTCGGCGGGGCCACCCTCGGGGTCATCAGGGTTCTTGCGGTTTTGGCTCCTCAACCGTGCTAGGTACTGTGGACGTGGTGGTTCCACCTGGGCATCGTAGTCCCGAACGCCCCACTGGTACTGGATATATGAGGAGTAGCGCTTCCACATTTTCAGATAGACCGATGCTGTATGGGTTGGAAACGTTAGAAAAGATAGAATTTGGTTGCTTCAAAAGCCTTCATCACTTCCTTCTCGTTTTACACATTGACCAGCATTTTGACGTCACAGGGGCTGGTCTGACCTCAAAAAAGTAGATCATCAAGCCTCGTGTAGAATTGGGATTTTATCATGGGTAATCTGTCAAACTTGTATCAACGCAACCCAAAGGAAGCCCGGTGACATAAGAGTCGAATCGATGGCGATAGTATAGATGGCATTCGTctggttacactagtttacaaaataaaacgaaagtagtgaacttccgtcaacgaccaaaatttttgaagcataatttagcgctgatttcgaaaccgtgcttcaaaaaatttaaagtagaacagtttttaagttttagctcaatatcgagttttacaaatttttaaaatatggaattcaataaaattcaaatatcttgcgttttgttcaaccaattttaaatctttgtccatgaattaaaagctgaatataataccattcgatcatctgaatgcaggttttgcgtcagattgatgaaattcaagatattggcgagttttggggacgatctccttaaattttagcaaattttccaaaaatatatggagaaatgtatttgtctcaataagaaaaaaacaatttaaaaattctttttcatcgtttatttgacaaatcatatgtaggcaagttacagtaaaaaattcagctcaatcggagcattggttacggagaataagatgtgtgaagtgagcgactttccttaaaaatagaacaaaaatccatttcaaatcatcaaccttgtatgaaaagtcgaaaaaaattccgctctactgtaatttttttccttcgcgttttcgaacttagggcatgattctacaccaaaaacgatcatcagcttaccgagttcaaaaatgctgtaaactagtgttattagtgaGAATCTCactagaagttccttgggaatttctttagaatttcatcaggaataccttcaaaagtttctcaggaattcttccaggtgttcctcggatattccacctggaatatctcagaaattctttcagttcctcgggaattcctccaggagtttgccgaatttttgtttcaggagatcctcgggaattcatgcTGGAGCCCTTCGGGAATTCATGCTGGAGCCCTTCGGGAATTAGGTGTTTCTCTAGAATtaggtgttcctcgggaattcctccaggagttcctcgggaatccattttcgagttccaagggaatttctccgagagttcctcggaaattccttcagaagtttctcgagatttttttaggagttcctcgagaatttctccagcagttcctcaggaatccttccaggagttcccagaaaattgcttcatgtattcctcgggaattcctttcccccatgagttcctcggaaattctcccagaagttcctcacgaattccatcagaaattcctcaggaattccacgggCATTCATTTTGGAGTTtcaaggaaatttctccgggagctcctcggaaattacttcagaagttcttcgagaactcctttaggtgttccttgagagttcttccagagtttcGCGGGAATTTCTCCTctggttcctcggaaattctgcaAGAGATTCTCGGGTATGCCTCTAGGAGAATACCTTAAGgagtttcgaaaattcctccaagagttttttttttgggaattcctataggaactccttgaaaatccatccagaagttcatcgagaatcccTATAGTattttcccgggaattcttctagaagattCTCGGGAAATGTTTCAAGAGTTTATAAGATATTCATCTGGATATAcctatgaatacctccagaaaatcgtCGGGAATTTCAAGGAAACTCCTGGGGACCAAGAGGAATGCCCGAGGAAGTGCCGGAAAAGAACCTCGAGAAACTATGAAGAACTGctcgtggaatttttggagggattcccgtGAAACATATAACTCCTCGGAAACTTCCCAAGgagtcccaagaggaatttccaaggaattccaggaggttttcccgagaaactttttaaggaattcctgaaggaattttcgatgaacttctggaggaatttccgaggaacgcctgca includes:
- the LOC109401936 gene encoding anoctamin-2-like, whose product is MSETGNRLDQTCNGTLPHFQDGENIVDFVLAYEDKPEMAERRKTFERNLEKAEGLKVESERSEGIHFTKIHVPPDILARYCEIMRIKIPIAEQKISTCIKKPIKGKSHNGLTASLRKVLPQRIIDFLGLNPQCKTAILYEYSREKGYLFEKDPLKSIPASVRTSVAHYILNRTKSGENEGSLEDIGLTKLLKDGVYQDAYPLHLDHPEEAQQDGKLNQPEKHWDRQRLLKDWASMVHWIKLQPLNEIKDYFGENVAMYFAWQGFYTNMLIWASGAGLLCLLYGLVTFRSDRVSQDICKDNSTIMCPQCDKLCDFWRLGDTCTSSRLAHLFDNNFTIFFAFFMSVWASVYLKMWKRYSSYIQYQWGVRDYDAQVEPPRPQYLARLRSQNRKNPDDPEGGPADAAATATQQDNKKIVLNTLTGKEEPAPRFWTHKLPSLVYSYSVILLFIGLAVAAVFGFVIYRMSMLTARHIYGDPQVASNRRLLFSLLAAVIDLALSIALDYAYNAVAVRMTNIEYHRTENEYNESLNLKIYLFQFVNYYSSIFYIAFLKGKFPGYPAKYNRILGFRQEECDPGGCLMELCIQLATIMIGKQTISLIREFTIPYLLSKYREQTTKTSSSNEKETCRNLWTNYSLNKWTDRCVFDDYVKMVIQYGFITIFVVAFPLAPVFALVNNVFETRLDAKKYLQFYKRSIPKRVRDIGMWYDIMDVIARIAVVSSAFIIAFSSHFIPRMVYMSVVGKNHSDEGFLNHSLARFAVKDFQQGVAPLVTKFSDLTECRYQEYRNPPGADRPYKRPLIYWHIFAFRFAFIVIYQNVVSIVQGLVSWVIPDTPTHLREQIKREQYAINQFIISEEKKKVKEKGDHAMQHQHMNGLTTQNQVE